The proteins below are encoded in one region of Mycobacterium shinjukuense:
- a CDS encoding type VII secretion system ESX-5 target PE18: MSFVTTQPEALAAAAGNLQGIGSALNAQNAAAAAPTTGVVPAAADEVSALTAAQFAAHAQMYQAVSAQAAAIHEMFVNTLATSSGSYAATEAANAAAAG; this comes from the coding sequence ATGTCGTTCGTGACAACTCAGCCAGAAGCGTTGGCCGCGGCGGCCGGAAACCTGCAGGGTATCGGCTCGGCACTGAACGCCCAGAATGCAGCCGCGGCGGCCCCGACCACCGGGGTGGTGCCGGCGGCCGCCGACGAGGTCTCGGCGCTGACCGCGGCCCAGTTCGCCGCCCATGCGCAGATGTACCAGGCGGTCAGCGCCCAAGCCGCGGCGATTCACGAGATGTTCGTTAACACGCTGGCAACAAGTTCGGGCTCGTACGCGGCGACCGAGGCCGCCAACGCGGCCGCTGCCGGCTAA
- a CDS encoding PPE family protein: protein MDFGALPPEVNSGRMYAGPGSAPMVAAASAWNGLAVELSSAAMGYDKVITALSTEEWLGPASAAMAEAVAPYVAWMSAAAAAAEQAAASARAAAAAYEAAFSAMVPPPLIAANRAQLAQLIATNVFGQNTSAIAATEAQYGEMWAQDAAAMYSYAGSSATAAAVTPFTSPPQIANPAARAVQGAAVAAATGTSAGTAQSTLTQMITGLPAVLHSLTSPLTQSSEGPLSWLWQILFGQPTFPTSISGLLNALQPYASFMYNTEGLPYFSVGMANNFVQSAKTLGLLGAAAPAAAAAAGDAAKGLPGLGGLLGGGPVSAGLGNAASLGKLSVPPAWSGSLPGPMHPGAAPLPVSTISAAPDAGSSNLLGGMPLAGASAGGAGAGPRYGVRPTVMARPPFAG from the coding sequence ATGGACTTTGGTGCGTTACCGCCGGAGGTCAACTCCGGGCGAATGTATGCGGGCCCGGGGTCGGCGCCGATGGTGGCCGCCGCGTCGGCCTGGAATGGGTTGGCGGTCGAGCTGAGCTCGGCGGCCATGGGCTATGACAAGGTGATCACCGCGCTCAGCACCGAGGAGTGGCTGGGTCCGGCGTCGGCGGCGATGGCCGAGGCGGTGGCGCCCTATGTGGCGTGGATGAGTGCGGCCGCGGCGGCGGCCGAGCAGGCGGCCGCTTCGGCCAGGGCGGCGGCGGCCGCCTACGAGGCGGCGTTTTCCGCGATGGTGCCACCGCCGTTGATCGCGGCCAACCGTGCTCAGCTGGCACAGTTGATCGCGACGAACGTGTTTGGTCAGAACACGTCGGCAATCGCGGCCACCGAGGCCCAGTACGGGGAGATGTGGGCGCAAGACGCCGCGGCGATGTACAGCTATGCCGGCTCTTCGGCCACCGCCGCGGCGGTCACGCCGTTCACTTCCCCGCCGCAGATCGCCAATCCGGCGGCACGGGCCGTCCAGGGGGCCGCGGTCGCCGCGGCCACCGGCACCTCGGCGGGCACCGCCCAGTCGACGCTGACGCAGATGATTACCGGGCTACCCGCCGTGCTGCACAGCCTCACCTCGCCCCTCACGCAATCGTCCGAGGGGCCGCTGTCGTGGCTGTGGCAGATCCTGTTCGGGCAACCCACGTTCCCCACATCCATTTCGGGCCTGCTGAACGCCCTGCAGCCCTACGCGAGCTTCATGTACAACACCGAGGGGCTTCCCTACTTCAGCGTCGGTATGGCCAACAACTTTGTGCAGTCGGCCAAGACCCTGGGATTGCTCGGCGCGGCAGCACCGGCCGCAGCCGCGGCCGCCGGTGACGCCGCCAAGGGCTTACCTGGGCTCGGTGGTCTGCTGGGCGGGGGACCGGTGTCAGCGGGCCTGGGCAACGCGGCGTCACTCGGAAAGCTGTCGGTGCCACCGGCCTGGAGCGGATCGCTGCCCGGGCCGATGCACCCTGGGGCCGCTCCGCTACCGGTGAGCACGATCAGCGCGGCGCCGGACGCCGGGAGTTCGAACCTGCTGGGTGGGATGCCGCTGGCGGGCGCGAGCGCAGGCGGGGCCGGCGCCGGTCCGCGCTACGGGGTCCGGCCCACCGTGATGGCCCGTCCGCCGTTCGCTGGCTGA
- a CDS encoding PE family protein: MSYVTTQPEALAAAAGSLQGIGAALSSQNAAAAAPTTGVVPAAADEVSALTAAQFVAHAQMYQAVSAAAEAIHEMFVNALSMSSGSYAATEAANAAAAG, translated from the coding sequence ATGTCGTATGTGACCACGCAGCCGGAAGCGTTGGCGGCGGCGGCCGGCAGCTTGCAGGGCATCGGTGCGGCGTTGAGCAGTCAAAACGCGGCGGCGGCGGCTCCTACCACGGGGGTGGTTCCGGCGGCGGCCGATGAGGTGTCGGCGCTCACGGCCGCTCAGTTCGTCGCACACGCCCAGATGTATCAGGCCGTCAGCGCTGCGGCCGAAGCCATTCACGAGATGTTCGTCAACGCGTTGAGCATGAGCTCGGGGTCGTATGCGGCTACCGAGGCGGCCAACGCGGCCGCTGCCGGCTAA
- a CDS encoding PPE family protein, giving the protein MLDFGALPPEVNSGRMYSGPGSGPMLAAAAAWDQLAAELAWAASAYESVIAELTSSWWVGPTAMSMVASATPYIAWLRTAATRAEQAGVQARAAAAAYETAFAMTVPPPVIAANRVLLQTLCATNFFGQNTAAIAAAEAQYAEMWAQDAIAMYGYAGSSAGAAQLTPFPKPAQTSNPAGVAAQAATVAKAAATAAGTSAPTVSSMDAELFATAAVPQLLRHLSTSALSAWPNPNDWWIVQLLGSLTPANRTTIVRFLGLSYFGMGIAQFFASIGQQLTFGPGGTTAGSGGAWYPTPQFVGLGLGLGGGKMSASLASANTIGRLSVPPSWATSPVAAEHATPAVVGADVVTTGPSGAAGLLRGMPLGSGLGRRSGGFAHRYGFRHSVLARPPSAG; this is encoded by the coding sequence GTGTTGGACTTCGGGGCATTACCTCCAGAAGTCAATTCGGGCCGAATGTATAGCGGTCCGGGGTCGGGACCGATGCTGGCCGCGGCCGCGGCGTGGGACCAGTTGGCCGCCGAGTTGGCCTGGGCGGCAAGTGCATACGAGTCGGTGATCGCCGAGCTCACCAGCTCGTGGTGGGTCGGCCCGACCGCGATGTCGATGGTGGCCTCGGCCACGCCCTACATAGCTTGGCTCCGCACCGCCGCAACGCGAGCCGAGCAGGCGGGTGTACAGGCCAGGGCGGCCGCGGCCGCGTACGAGACGGCGTTCGCGATGACGGTGCCACCGCCGGTGATCGCGGCCAACCGGGTCTTGTTGCAGACGCTGTGTGCGACCAACTTCTTCGGTCAGAACACCGCGGCAATCGCGGCCGCTGAGGCGCAGTACGCCGAGATGTGGGCCCAAGACGCGATCGCGATGTATGGCTATGCGGGCTCCTCGGCGGGCGCCGCACAGTTGACTCCGTTCCCGAAGCCCGCACAAACCAGCAACCCGGCCGGAGTGGCCGCGCAGGCGGCAACCGTCGCCAAGGCCGCCGCCACTGCCGCGGGGACTTCGGCACCCACGGTGTCGTCGATGGACGCGGAGCTCTTCGCCACCGCCGCGGTTCCGCAACTGCTGCGGCACCTGTCGACCTCGGCGTTGTCCGCCTGGCCGAATCCCAACGATTGGTGGATCGTCCAGCTGCTGGGCTCACTGACCCCCGCCAATCGGACCACGATAGTTCGCTTCCTGGGGCTTTCGTACTTCGGGATGGGAATCGCACAATTCTTCGCCTCGATTGGGCAGCAATTGACTTTTGGCCCCGGGGGGACGACGGCCGGTTCGGGTGGAGCCTGGTACCCGACCCCGCAATTCGTGGGCCTGGGCCTGGGCCTGGGTGGTGGGAAAATGTCGGCAAGTTTGGCGTCCGCCAACACAATTGGGCGGTTGTCGGTGCCGCCGAGCTGGGCTACTTCGCCGGTCGCGGCAGAACATGCCACGCCCGCGGTGGTGGGCGCCGACGTCGTCACCACTGGGCCGAGTGGGGCAGCGGGCCTGCTCAGGGGGATGCCCCTGGGGTCGGGCCTGGGCCGGCGTAGCGGCGGCTTTGCTCACCGGTACGGGTTTCGCCACAGCGTGCTCGCCCGCCCGCCGTCCGCCGGATAA
- a CDS encoding ferredoxin: MKVHLERSRCAGHAQCYAVDPRLFPIDESGYSILGEREVQPEDAQVTRDGVAACPEMALILDDE, encoded by the coding sequence GTGAAGGTCCACCTCGAACGGTCGCGATGCGCGGGACACGCCCAGTGTTACGCGGTCGATCCGCGGCTGTTCCCGATCGATGAATCGGGCTACTCGATCCTCGGGGAACGGGAGGTGCAACCCGAGGACGCGCAGGTGACCCGTGACGGGGTGGCCGCCTGCCCCGAGATGGCGCTCATCCTCGACGACGAGTGA
- a CDS encoding cytochrome P450: MSTPEGSQGAFYLPRLEYSTLPMATDRGLGWRILRDAGPVVFMNGWYYLTRREDVLAALRNTKAFSSRAALQPPGNPLPLVPLAFDPPEHTRYRRILQPYFSPTALTGALPSLRSHTAAMIEAIASRGECEAMAHLANLLPFQLFLVLYGLPLGDRDRLIAWKDAVIAMSDRPHPTDADLVAGRELFDYLARTIAERKQHPGPDVLSQVLVGSDPLSEIEALGLSHLLILAGLDTVTAAVGFCLLELARRPQLRAMLRDNPRQIRVFIEEIVRLEPSAPVAPRITTEVVTVGGMTLPAGSPVRLCMAAINRDGTDETSTDQLVMDGKVHRHWGFGGGPHRCLGSHLARLELTLVVDEWLKRIPEFELASGYTPEIHFPSKSFALKTLPLRWDDAAKR; encoded by the coding sequence ATGAGCACTCCCGAGGGCAGCCAGGGCGCGTTTTACCTACCGCGACTTGAATATTCAACGTTGCCGATGGCCACCGACAGGGGCCTCGGCTGGCGCATCCTGCGCGACGCGGGGCCGGTGGTGTTCATGAACGGCTGGTACTACCTGACGCGCCGCGAGGACGTGCTGGCGGCGCTGCGCAACACCAAGGCGTTCTCGTCGAGGGCAGCGCTGCAACCCCCCGGAAACCCGCTACCCCTGGTGCCGCTGGCGTTCGACCCGCCAGAGCACACCCGGTATCGCCGGATCCTGCAGCCGTACTTCAGCCCGACCGCGTTGACCGGGGCGCTGCCGTCGCTGCGCAGCCACACCGCCGCGATGATCGAGGCCATCGCCAGCCGTGGCGAGTGCGAAGCAATGGCACATCTGGCGAATCTGCTGCCATTCCAGCTGTTTCTTGTCCTCTATGGCCTGCCACTTGGGGATCGCGACCGGTTGATCGCCTGGAAAGACGCCGTGATCGCCATGTCCGACCGGCCCCACCCGACCGACGCGGATCTGGTCGCCGGGCGCGAGCTGTTCGATTACCTCGCGCGGACGATCGCCGAACGCAAGCAACATCCGGGCCCAGACGTCCTGTCGCAAGTCCTGGTCGGCTCGGATCCGCTGAGCGAAATCGAGGCGCTGGGCTTGAGCCACCTATTGATCCTGGCGGGCCTGGACACGGTGACCGCGGCGGTGGGTTTCTGCCTGCTCGAACTCGCACGCAGACCGCAGCTGCGCGCCATGCTTCGTGACAATCCCCGGCAGATCAGGGTATTCATCGAAGAGATTGTCCGGCTGGAACCGTCGGCGCCGGTGGCACCGCGGATCACCACCGAGGTCGTCACCGTCGGCGGCATGACGCTGCCGGCCGGCTCACCGGTGCGGTTGTGCATGGCCGCGATCAACCGGGACGGCACCGACGAGACATCCACCGATCAACTGGTCATGGACGGAAAGGTGCACCGCCACTGGGGATTTGGCGGCGGGCCGCACCGCTGCCTGGGTTCTCACCTAGCCCGTTTGGAGCTGACGCTGGTGGTCGACGAATGGCTGAAGAGGATCCCCGAGTTCGAACTGGCGTCGGGCTACACACCCGAAATTCACTTCCCGTCGAAGTCCTTTGCGCTCAAGACATTACCGCTGCGCTGGGATGATGCGGCCAAGCGCTAG
- the eccCa gene encoding type VII secretion protein EccCa — protein sequence MKRGFARPTPEKPPVIKPENIVLPTPLSIPPPEGKPWWLIVVGVVVVGLLGGMVAMVFASGSHVFGGIGSIFPLFMMVGIMMMMFRGMGGGTQQMSRPKLDAMRAQFMLMLDMLRETAQESADSMDANYRWFHPAPNTLAAAVGSSRMWERKPDGKDLNFGVVRVGVGMTRPEVTWGEPQNMPTDIELEPVTGKALQEFGRYQSVVYNLPKMVSLLVEPWYALVGEREQVLGLMRSIICQLTFSHGPDHMQLIVVSSDLDEWDWVKWLPHFGDSRRHDAAGNARMVYSSVREFAAEQAELFAGRGSFTPRHASSSAQTPTPHHVIIADVDDPQWEYVISAEGVDGVTFFDLTGSSLWTAVPERKLEFDETGIIEALPRDRDTWMVIDDKAWFFALTDYLSSAEAEEFAQKLAQWRLAEAYEEIGQRVAHIGARDILSYYGIDDPGSIDFDELWGNRTDTVGRSRLRAPFGNRSDNGELLFLDMKSLDEGGDGPHGVMSGTTGSGKSTLVRTVIASLMLGHPPEELQFVLADLKGGSAVKPFAGVPHVSRIITDLEEDQALMERFLDALWGEIARRKAVCDSAGVDDAKEYNAVRARMRARGQDMPPLPMLVVVIDEFYEWFRIMPTAVDVLDSIGRQGRAYWIHLMMASQTIESRAEKLMENMGYRLVLKARTAGAAQAAGVPNAVNLPAQAGLGYFRKSLEDIIRFQAEFLWRDYYQPGVTVDGEEAPALVHSIDYIRPQLFTNSFTPLEVSVGGPEIDKVVAHANGEVVDVEDVEAEEEGEGLRTPKVGTVIIDQLRKINFEPYRLWQPPLNVPVAIDDLVNRFLGHPWQQDYGSARNLVFPIGIIDRPFKHDQPPWTVDTSGPGANVLILGAGGSGKTTALQTLICAAALTHTPEQVQFYCLAYSSTALTTVARFPHVGEVVGPTDPYGVRRTVAELLALVRERKRSFLEYGIASMEMFRRRKFGGEDGAVPNDGFGDVYLVIDNYRALAEENEVLIEQVNQIINQGPSFGVHVVVTADRESELRPPVRSGFGSRVELRLAAVEDAKLVRSRFAKDVPIKPGRGMVAVNYIRLDADPQAGLHTLVARPALSSTPDTVFECDSVVAAVSQLARGQAPPVRRLPARFDLAQLRELAARDTRQGVGAGGIAWAISELDLQPVYLNFAENSHLMVTGRRECGRTTTLATIMAEIGRLYAPGASTAPPTSRPSAQVWLIDPRRQLLTALGAEYVEKFAYNLDGVQAMMGELAAVLAGREPPPGLSAQELLSKSWWTGPEIFLIVDDIQQLPPGFDSPLHKAAPWVNRASDVGLHVIVTRTFGGWSSAGSDPMLRALHQANAPLLVMDADPDEGFIRGKMKGGPLPRGRGLLMAEDTGVFVQVAATDVRR from the coding sequence GTGAAACGTGGTTTTGCACGGCCGACACCGGAAAAGCCGCCGGTAATCAAGCCCGAGAACATCGTCTTACCGACGCCGCTGAGCATCCCCCCGCCGGAGGGGAAGCCCTGGTGGTTGATCGTGGTCGGCGTCGTGGTGGTCGGCCTGCTGGGCGGCATGGTGGCCATGGTCTTCGCCAGCGGTTCACACGTGTTCGGCGGCATCGGCTCCATCTTCCCGCTGTTCATGATGGTCGGGATCATGATGATGATGTTCCGCGGAATGGGCGGCGGAACGCAGCAGATGAGCCGGCCGAAATTGGACGCGATGCGCGCTCAGTTCATGCTGATGCTGGACATGCTGCGCGAGACCGCCCAGGAGTCGGCCGACAGCATGGACGCCAACTACCGGTGGTTCCACCCAGCACCCAACACGCTGGCCGCCGCCGTCGGGTCGTCCCGGATGTGGGAGCGCAAGCCCGATGGCAAGGACCTCAACTTCGGCGTGGTCCGCGTCGGCGTCGGCATGACGCGCCCCGAGGTGACCTGGGGTGAGCCGCAGAACATGCCGACCGACATCGAGCTGGAACCGGTGACCGGCAAAGCGTTGCAGGAATTCGGACGCTACCAAAGCGTCGTCTACAACCTGCCGAAGATGGTTTCGCTACTGGTTGAACCGTGGTATGCGCTGGTCGGAGAGCGTGAGCAGGTGCTGGGGCTGATGCGCTCGATCATCTGCCAGCTGACGTTCTCGCACGGGCCTGACCACATGCAGCTGATCGTGGTCAGTTCCGATTTGGACGAATGGGACTGGGTGAAATGGCTGCCGCACTTCGGTGACTCCCGGCGCCACGACGCGGCCGGCAACGCGCGGATGGTTTACAGCTCGGTGCGCGAGTTCGCCGCCGAGCAAGCCGAACTTTTCGCCGGGCGCGGCTCGTTTACCCCCCGGCACGCCAGTTCTTCGGCGCAGACCCCAACACCCCACCATGTGATCATCGCCGACGTCGACGACCCGCAGTGGGAGTACGTGATCAGCGCCGAGGGTGTCGACGGGGTGACCTTCTTCGACCTGACCGGCTCGTCGCTGTGGACGGCGGTTCCGGAGCGGAAGCTGGAGTTCGACGAGACCGGCATCATCGAGGCGCTGCCCCGCGACCGCGACACCTGGATGGTGATCGACGACAAGGCGTGGTTCTTCGCTCTCACCGACTACCTGAGCAGTGCCGAGGCCGAAGAGTTCGCCCAGAAGCTCGCGCAGTGGCGGCTGGCCGAGGCTTACGAAGAGATCGGTCAACGGGTGGCCCACATTGGTGCCCGAGACATTTTGTCCTACTACGGAATTGACGACCCGGGAAGCATCGACTTCGACGAGTTGTGGGGCAACCGCACCGACACGGTGGGCCGGTCGCGACTGCGGGCCCCGTTCGGTAACCGCTCCGACAACGGCGAGCTGCTGTTCTTGGACATGAAGTCGCTCGACGAAGGTGGCGATGGCCCGCACGGGGTCATGTCCGGGACCACCGGGTCGGGTAAATCGACCCTGGTGCGAACCGTGATCGCATCGTTGATGCTGGGCCACCCGCCGGAGGAATTGCAGTTCGTTCTCGCCGACCTCAAGGGTGGCTCGGCGGTCAAGCCGTTCGCCGGGGTGCCGCACGTGTCGCGGATCATCACCGACCTGGAAGAAGACCAGGCGTTGATGGAACGGTTCCTCGACGCGCTGTGGGGCGAGATCGCGCGCCGCAAGGCGGTGTGCGACAGCGCCGGAGTCGACGACGCCAAGGAGTACAACGCGGTGCGTGCCCGGATGCGGGCGCGCGGCCAGGACATGCCGCCGCTGCCGATGCTCGTGGTGGTCATCGACGAGTTCTACGAGTGGTTCCGCATCATGCCGACGGCGGTCGACGTTCTCGACTCGATCGGCCGCCAGGGCCGCGCCTATTGGATCCACCTGATGATGGCATCCCAGACCATCGAGAGCCGGGCCGAAAAACTCATGGAAAACATGGGTTATCGGCTGGTGCTGAAAGCGCGTACCGCCGGGGCGGCGCAGGCGGCCGGTGTGCCCAACGCGGTGAACCTGCCGGCCCAGGCCGGTCTGGGCTACTTCCGCAAGAGTCTTGAAGACATCATCCGCTTCCAGGCCGAGTTCCTGTGGCGGGACTACTACCAACCGGGCGTCACCGTCGACGGCGAGGAGGCGCCGGCGTTGGTGCACAGCATCGATTACATTCGCCCGCAGCTGTTTACCAACTCATTCACCCCGCTTGAGGTGAGTGTGGGGGGACCGGAAATCGACAAGGTGGTCGCACACGCCAACGGCGAAGTGGTCGACGTGGAGGATGTCGAGGCCGAGGAGGAGGGAGAAGGCCTGCGGACACCGAAGGTCGGCACGGTGATCATCGATCAACTGCGCAAGATCAATTTCGAGCCCTACCGGCTGTGGCAACCTCCGCTGAACGTGCCCGTCGCCATCGACGACCTGGTCAACCGATTCCTTGGTCACCCGTGGCAGCAGGACTATGGTTCCGCGAGGAATTTGGTGTTCCCGATCGGGATCATCGACCGCCCGTTCAAGCATGACCAGCCGCCGTGGACGGTCGACACCTCGGGGCCTGGCGCCAACGTTCTGATCTTGGGCGCCGGGGGCTCGGGCAAGACCACCGCGCTGCAGACCCTGATCTGTGCGGCGGCGTTGACGCACACCCCGGAGCAGGTCCAGTTCTACTGCCTGGCCTATAGCAGCACCGCGTTGACCACGGTGGCCCGATTCCCGCATGTGGGTGAGGTGGTCGGTCCCACCGACCCCTACGGTGTGCGCCGAACGGTAGCCGAGCTGCTGGCGCTGGTGCGCGAGCGCAAGCGTAGCTTCCTGGAATACGGAATCGCGTCCATGGAGATGTTCCGGCGCCGCAAGTTCGGCGGCGAGGACGGCGCCGTGCCCAACGACGGGTTCGGCGACGTTTACCTCGTGATCGACAACTACCGGGCGCTGGCCGAGGAAAACGAGGTGCTCATCGAGCAGGTGAACCAGATCATCAACCAGGGCCCCTCGTTCGGGGTGCACGTGGTGGTCACCGCCGACCGCGAGTCGGAGCTGCGACCGCCGGTGCGCAGCGGTTTCGGATCCCGGGTCGAATTGCGATTGGCCGCGGTGGAGGACGCGAAGCTGGTGCGCTCCCGGTTCGCCAAGGACGTCCCGATCAAGCCGGGGCGCGGCATGGTGGCCGTCAACTACATCCGATTGGACGCCGATCCGCAGGCAGGTCTCCACACATTGGTCGCCCGACCGGCATTGAGCAGCACCCCCGACACCGTCTTCGAATGCGACAGCGTGGTCGCGGCGGTCAGCCAACTCGCGAGGGGTCAGGCCCCGCCGGTGCGGCGCCTGCCGGCCCGGTTTGACCTGGCACAACTGCGAGAGCTGGCCGCCCGGGACACCCGCCAAGGTGTCGGGGCAGGCGGAATCGCTTGGGCGATATCGGAGTTGGATTTGCAGCCGGTGTATCTCAACTTCGCCGAGAACAGCCACCTGATGGTGACCGGCCGCCGCGAATGTGGGCGTACCACGACGTTGGCCACCATCATGGCCGAAATCGGACGGCTGTACGCGCCGGGGGCCAGCACCGCGCCGCCGACGTCGCGCCCGTCTGCACAGGTGTGGCTGATCGACCCGCGCCGTCAGTTGCTGACCGCGCTGGGCGCCGAATATGTGGAGAAGTTCGCCTACAACCTCGACGGCGTGCAGGCGATGATGGGCGAGCTGGCGGCGGTCTTGGCCGGCCGTGAGCCGCCACCTGGCTTGTCCGCCCAAGAGCTGTTGTCCAAGTCGTGGTGGACCGGCCCGGAGATCTTCTTGATCGTCGACGACATCCAGCAGCTGCCACCGGGTTTCGACTCGCCCCTGCATAAGGCGGCGCCCTGGGTGAACCGGGCCTCCGACGTCGGTTTGCATGTGATCGTCACCCGCACGTTCGGTGGTTGGTCGTCGGCCGGCAGCGACCCGATGTTGCGCGCGCTACACCAGGCGAACGCGCCGCTGCTGGTGATGGACGCCGACCCCGACGAGGGCTTCATCCGCGGCAAGATGAAGGGTGGCCCGCTGCCTCGCGGTCGAGGCCTGCTGATGGCCGAGGACACCGGCGTGTTCGTCCAGGTGGCAGCGACGGATGTGCGCAGGTAG
- the eccB gene encoding type VII secretion protein EccB yields MAEQSRGQRGSGYGLGLSTRTQVTGYQFLARRTAMALTRWRVRMEIEPGRRQTLSVIASISAALVICLGALLWSFISPSGQLNESPIIADRDSGALYVRVGDRLYPALNLASARLITGRAINPHLVRGSQIAALPHGPLVGIPGAPSRFSPTNPPASSWLVCDTVATSSSLGSAQGVTVTVIDGTPELGNHRKVLSGSDAVVLSYGGNTWVIREGRRSRIDATNRSVLLPLGLTPEQVSQARPMSHPLFDALPVGPELVVPEVPNLGAPAAFPGAPGPVGTVIVTPQISGPQQYSLVLADGVQTLSPLVAQIMQNAGRPGNSKPVTVEPSALAKMPVVNRLDLSAYPDSPLNVLDIRENPSTCWWWERTSGENRARVQVVSGPTLPIKTSDTNKVVTLVKADTTGRSADQVYFGPNYANFVAVTGNNPAAQTTESLWWITEAGARFGVDDTKEAREALGLTLTPSPAPWVALRLLPQGPTLSRADALVEHDTLPMDMTPAELVVPK; encoded by the coding sequence GTGGCCGAACAGAGCCGGGGACAGCGGGGGTCGGGGTATGGCCTCGGGTTGTCGACGCGGACCCAGGTGACTGGGTATCAATTCCTTGCACGCCGAACCGCCATGGCGTTGACCCGGTGGCGTGTCCGCATGGAGATCGAACCCGGCCGGCGGCAGACGCTGTCGGTGATCGCATCGATCTCGGCGGCGCTGGTGATCTGCCTGGGTGCCCTGCTGTGGTCATTCATCAGCCCCTCCGGCCAGCTCAACGAATCGCCGATCATCGCCGACCGCGACTCCGGTGCCCTCTACGTCCGGGTGGGGGATCGGTTGTACCCGGCCCTGAACTTGGCGTCGGCCCGGCTGATCACCGGCCGGGCGATAAACCCGCACCTGGTCCGGGGTAGCCAGATCGCCGCCCTACCGCACGGACCGCTGGTGGGCATTCCGGGGGCTCCGTCGCGGTTCTCGCCAACGAATCCGCCCGCGTCGTCGTGGCTGGTGTGCGACACCGTGGCCACCTCCTCCAGTCTCGGGTCGGCGCAGGGAGTGACGGTGACGGTGATCGACGGCACCCCTGAACTCGGCAACCACCGCAAGGTGCTGAGCGGGTCGGATGCGGTGGTGCTCAGCTATGGCGGGAACACCTGGGTGATCCGGGAGGGCCGCCGGTCACGCATCGACGCCACGAACCGGTCGGTGTTGTTGCCGTTGGGGCTGACGCCCGAGCAGGTCAGCCAAGCGCGGCCAATGAGCCATCCGCTCTTCGACGCGTTGCCGGTTGGGCCCGAACTGGTGGTGCCGGAAGTGCCCAACCTGGGCGCTCCGGCAGCGTTTCCGGGCGCTCCCGGGCCCGTCGGGACGGTGATCGTCACACCGCAAATCAGTGGGCCGCAACAGTATTCGCTGGTTCTGGCCGATGGGGTGCAAACCCTGTCACCGTTGGTGGCGCAGATCATGCAGAACGCGGGCCGCCCGGGCAACTCCAAACCGGTGACCGTGGAACCCTCGGCGTTGGCGAAGATGCCGGTGGTCAACCGGCTGGATTTGTCGGCGTACCCCGACAGCCCGCTGAACGTGCTGGACATCCGCGAGAATCCGTCGACCTGCTGGTGGTGGGAGCGCACCAGCGGTGAGAACCGGGCCCGCGTCCAGGTGGTGTCCGGGCCTACCCTTCCGATCAAGACAAGCGACACGAACAAGGTGGTGACCTTGGTGAAGGCCGACACCACCGGCCGCTCGGCCGACCAGGTGTATTTCGGTCCCAACTATGCCAACTTCGTGGCCGTCACCGGCAACAACCCGGCCGCCCAGACAACGGAATCGCTGTGGTGGATCACCGAGGCCGGCGCGCGATTCGGGGTGGACGACACCAAGGAAGCGCGCGAGGCGTTGGGATTGACGTTGACGCCCAGCCCGGCGCCGTGGGTGGCGTTGCGGCTGCTGCCACAGGGCCCGACGTTGTCGCGAGCGGATGCGTTGGTAGAGCACGACACGCTACCCATGGACATGACCCCTGCAGAGTTGGTGGTACCCAAGTGA